From the genome of Paraburkholderia aromaticivorans, one region includes:
- a CDS encoding PLP-dependent aminotransferase family protein, producing MVSILKPAMESGRTAKYKRLAEALAARIHDGSIAGGAKLPPHRLLADRLAVTPGTVSRAYAELERIGLIVARVGDGTFVRKLGLERARDRGFKNFVDEPQRCIDMSRSMPVSGQETVMLARSLEALAADAETLRELMLYTPELGSARHRRAGARWLSHGDFAAEPEQIVCVNGAQHGLLCTLLALLRAGDIVATERLTYPGLISAARLVGIKLLGIEMDGEGLVPLALLEACRTHRISALYCTPSIQNPTSAVLSVERRKVVAEVCRAHNVLIIEDDVHGVLMANRPPPISLFAPERGIVIGSLSKVVAAGLRVGYVHAPGPLISRFGAAVSSTCWMATPLPIELASRWIEEGVAQALIRQQAAEFERRKHLVQSHLAGLNYVSHPQSPHFWIEVPAPGRAANVQTVLRQQNCLVSAADLFAAGQSAVPQFVRASVSHAVGGDEVLQSGFAALSATLRQHARAKPQ from the coding sequence ATGGTTTCAATTCTGAAGCCGGCAATGGAGAGTGGGCGCACCGCAAAATACAAACGCCTGGCAGAGGCGCTCGCGGCGCGAATTCACGACGGTTCGATCGCGGGCGGAGCCAAGCTACCGCCGCACCGTCTGCTGGCTGACAGGCTGGCTGTGACGCCCGGCACGGTGAGCCGCGCGTACGCCGAACTGGAGCGCATTGGACTAATTGTCGCGAGAGTGGGAGACGGGACCTTCGTGCGCAAACTCGGTTTGGAGCGTGCACGCGACCGCGGCTTCAAGAATTTCGTCGACGAGCCGCAGCGGTGCATCGATATGAGCCGCAGCATGCCTGTTTCCGGGCAGGAGACTGTCATGCTCGCGCGCAGCCTCGAGGCGCTGGCCGCGGATGCCGAGACCCTGCGCGAACTCATGCTCTATACGCCGGAGCTCGGTTCGGCGCGACATCGTCGGGCCGGCGCGCGATGGTTGAGCCACGGTGATTTCGCCGCCGAGCCCGAACAGATCGTGTGTGTCAACGGCGCCCAGCACGGGTTGCTCTGCACGCTGCTTGCGTTGCTTCGCGCCGGAGATATCGTGGCCACTGAACGCCTGACTTATCCGGGGCTGATTAGCGCGGCGCGCCTGGTTGGCATCAAGCTGCTCGGCATCGAAATGGACGGCGAGGGGCTCGTGCCTCTTGCACTGCTGGAGGCATGCCGTACCCATCGTATATCGGCGCTGTACTGCACGCCGAGCATCCAGAATCCGACCAGCGCCGTGCTGTCGGTCGAACGCCGCAAGGTCGTCGCCGAGGTCTGCCGCGCGCACAATGTCCTGATTATCGAGGACGACGTGCATGGCGTGTTGATGGCGAACCGGCCGCCGCCGATCAGTCTGTTCGCGCCCGAGCGCGGCATCGTGATCGGCAGTTTGAGCAAGGTCGTCGCGGCAGGCTTGCGGGTCGGCTATGTCCATGCGCCTGGGCCGTTGATCAGCCGCTTCGGCGCCGCGGTGAGTTCCACCTGCTGGATGGCGACGCCGCTACCAATCGAACTCGCGAGCCGCTGGATAGAGGAAGGGGTGGCGCAGGCGCTGATACGTCAGCAGGCGGCCGAGTTCGAACGTCGAAAACACCTGGTGCAGAGCCATCTTGCAGGACTGAATTACGTGTCGCATCCGCAGAGTCCGCACTTCTGGATAGAGGTTCCAGCGCCGGGACGCGCGGCGAATGTTCAGACCGTCTTGAGACAGCAGAACTGTCTTGTCAGTGCCGCCGACCTGTTTGCGGCGGGACAGAGCGCCGTGCCGCAGTTCGTGCGCGCGAGCGTGAGTCATGCTGTGGGAGGCGATGAAGTCCTGCAATCGGGTTTCGCGGCGCTGTCGGCCACATTGCGACAACACGCGCGCGCGAAACCCCAATGA
- a CDS encoding DMT family transporter: MPITATIDIPHKTRRDWRSGCVTSILFLIVCLSWGTTWLGIKIAVESTPPLTSAGLRFLIAFPLFLVFALVRKESLLFPREKVGFFIFITLSYFCIPYYLLNYGEIHVASGLTALIFSSMPVFILIFSALFLREKIYFSQLIGIAVGFGSLFMIIKTQGMHMDHAEFLGVLTILAAAVMHALCYVITKRQGANISVITFNTLPIGIAGFMLFIAGAFLEHPRLADITLRSWGALAYLGLAASVGGFIVYFFLLKRLSPVILSFVFIIFPVFAVVIGSWYEGLPISKDLCFYSAVLLLGFAITKSPVEKLMAKTNQTAP, from the coding sequence ATGCCGATCACGGCCACTATCGATATTCCGCACAAGACCCGCAGAGACTGGCGCAGCGGGTGTGTGACGTCCATCCTCTTTCTGATTGTCTGTCTAAGTTGGGGCACCACCTGGCTGGGCATCAAGATAGCCGTCGAAAGCACGCCGCCGCTCACTTCGGCCGGCTTGCGCTTTCTGATCGCCTTCCCGCTCTTCCTCGTCTTTGCGTTGGTGCGCAAAGAGTCGCTTTTGTTCCCGCGTGAGAAGGTCGGCTTTTTTATTTTCATCACGCTGAGCTACTTTTGCATTCCGTATTATTTGCTCAACTACGGCGAGATACATGTCGCCTCGGGATTGACAGCCCTGATATTCAGCAGCATGCCCGTCTTTATCTTGATATTTTCCGCATTATTTTTGCGAGAAAAAATCTATTTCTCACAACTCATCGGCATCGCCGTCGGTTTCGGCAGCCTGTTCATGATCATCAAGACTCAAGGCATGCACATGGATCATGCCGAGTTCCTCGGGGTTCTGACGATTCTCGCTGCCGCGGTCATGCATGCCTTGTGTTACGTCATCACCAAACGCCAGGGCGCGAACATCAGCGTGATCACCTTTAACACCCTGCCGATCGGCATCGCCGGCTTCATGCTGTTCATTGCAGGAGCGTTCCTCGAACATCCCAGACTCGCCGACATCACGCTTCGGTCGTGGGGCGCGCTGGCCTACCTGGGATTGGCGGCGTCGGTCGGCGGCTTCATCGTCTATTTCTTTTTGCTCAAGCGGCTCAGCCCGGTCATTCTCTCGTTCGTGTTCATCATTTTCCCCGTGTTCGCCGTGGTGATCGGTTCATGGTACGAGGGGCTGCCGATTTCGAAGGACCTCTGTTTCTATTCAGCCGTGTTGCTGCTGGGATTCGCCATCACAAAGTCGCCCGTGGAAAAACTCATGGCGAAAACCAACCAGACGGCACCGTGA
- a CDS encoding Mov34/MPN/PAD-1 family protein, with product MDMLNHENLQRIYHHACSTYPEECCGFIFADGTVHHGINIQSELHHRQPDIHTRTGANGYTFSVADTLAMNRSFRSSNPVAVIYHSHPDVGAYFSHEDASKALFMGEPAYPVAYLVVDIRKGHAKAAKLFQWNGRCFACVQEIHTNEKDSTAQIRN from the coding sequence ATGGACATGCTCAATCACGAAAATCTTCAGCGCATCTACCACCACGCCTGCAGCACCTATCCCGAGGAGTGTTGCGGCTTTATTTTCGCCGACGGGACCGTTCATCACGGCATCAATATCCAGAGCGAGTTGCATCACCGGCAACCTGATATCCACACGCGCACAGGCGCGAATGGCTACACGTTCTCCGTCGCCGACACGCTCGCAATGAACCGAAGCTTTCGAAGCAGCAACCCCGTCGCGGTCATTTACCACTCGCATCCGGACGTCGGCGCCTACTTCAGTCATGAAGACGCGAGCAAGGCGTTGTTCATGGGCGAGCCCGCGTACCCGGTCGCTTATCTGGTCGTAGATATCCGCAAGGGTCATGCTAAAGCGGCAAAGCTCTTCCAATGGAATGGCCGCTGTTTTGCCTGCGTTCAAGAGATTCACACCAACGAAAAAGACTCGACGGCACAAATCAGGAACTGA
- the moeB gene encoding molybdopterin-synthase adenylyltransferase MoeB, producing the protein MEWPLFCLRSRDSHQRKRLDGTNQELTMKTVIFPEVLARAARLPASRMEVDGGTLREVIEHVCARHSLLRAHLFYENGAFKEHFLLTCSGELADLEHVLPSGGETEIMLATSGGLDTDHLSNDEIRRYVRHITLPGVGRAGQLRLKKAKVLIIGTGGLGSPVCLYLAAAGVGTLGLIDFDVVERSNLQRQVVHGNSTLGMLKVESAKQRLHDLNADIQIDTYAVALDADNARHLIGQYDVIVDGTDNFASRYLVNDACAQLGKPLVYGAIYRFEGQMSVFNHRGGPCYRCLFPNSPPPELAPNCSAGGVIGVLPGVVGLIQATEAIKLILDLGESLAGRLLRFDALSMRFNEVRFARRPDCRSCSPNCHDTLGEPAESLCSSANAGRQRLASNFFIEPQALKAIMARADSPPILLDVRDANELEVCRLPGVLHIPLHELNERIALLDSRQTHYLICYGGQRAERAATILREAGFPDVKVLEGGMKRWVRDVEPDMPIY; encoded by the coding sequence ATGGAATGGCCGCTGTTTTGCCTGCGTTCAAGAGATTCACACCAACGAAAAAGACTCGACGGCACAAATCAGGAACTGACAATGAAAACAGTGATCTTCCCGGAAGTTCTCGCAAGAGCCGCACGGCTACCTGCCTCTCGCATGGAAGTCGACGGCGGCACACTGCGAGAAGTGATCGAGCACGTTTGCGCGCGTCACTCGCTGCTGCGTGCCCACCTGTTTTACGAGAACGGCGCTTTCAAGGAACACTTCCTCCTGACCTGCTCGGGCGAACTCGCAGACCTCGAACACGTCCTGCCGAGCGGCGGCGAAACTGAGATCATGCTGGCCACATCGGGCGGCCTCGACACCGACCACCTTTCCAATGACGAGATTCGCCGCTACGTGCGTCACATCACGTTGCCGGGTGTGGGGCGCGCGGGCCAATTGCGCCTCAAGAAGGCAAAGGTCCTGATTATCGGCACCGGGGGTCTGGGCTCGCCAGTGTGTCTTTATCTGGCGGCTGCCGGTGTAGGCACCCTCGGGCTGATCGACTTCGACGTGGTGGAGCGCAGCAATCTGCAGCGTCAGGTCGTGCATGGGAACAGCACGCTCGGCATGCTCAAGGTGGAGTCGGCGAAACAGCGGTTGCATGACCTGAACGCAGACATTCAGATCGACACCTATGCTGTCGCGCTCGACGCAGATAATGCGCGGCATCTGATTGGGCAGTACGACGTGATAGTCGACGGCACGGACAACTTCGCATCGCGCTACCTCGTGAATGACGCGTGCGCGCAGTTAGGCAAGCCGCTCGTCTACGGCGCGATATACCGCTTTGAAGGGCAAATGAGCGTTTTCAATCATCGCGGAGGACCCTGCTATCGTTGCCTTTTTCCCAACAGCCCGCCGCCGGAATTGGCGCCGAACTGTAGCGCAGGCGGCGTCATTGGCGTGCTGCCCGGCGTTGTCGGTCTCATTCAGGCAACTGAGGCGATCAAGTTGATTCTCGATCTTGGCGAATCGCTGGCCGGCCGGCTGTTACGCTTCGACGCGCTGTCCATGCGATTTAACGAGGTTCGGTTCGCGCGCCGACCGGACTGCCGCTCATGCTCCCCGAACTGTCATGACACGCTCGGCGAACCCGCCGAATCGCTATGCTCAAGCGCGAACGCTGGCCGACAACGGTTGGCCTCAAATTTCTTTATCGAACCGCAAGCGCTCAAGGCAATCATGGCGCGCGCCGACAGCCCCCCAATCTTGCTCGACGTGCGCGACGCGAATGAACTGGAAGTCTGCAGGCTGCCCGGAGTGTTGCACATTCCTCTCCACGAACTGAACGAGCGCATCGCCTTACTGGATTCGCGTCAGACACATTATTTGATCTGCTATGGCGGACAGCGGGCCGAGCGCGCCGCAACCATCCTGAGGGAGGCAGGCTTCCCCGACGTCAAGGTGCTCGAAGGCGGCATGAAGCGCTGGGTAAGGGACGTCGAGCCCGACATGCCCATCTATTAG
- a CDS encoding PLP-dependent cysteine synthase family protein, with the protein MIYQSILDVIGNTPIVRLGALSGELGLDVFAKLESFNPGGSHKARIALGMILDAERKGVLVRGSRQTIIEPSGGNTGIGLAIAGNILGYRVVLVIPDNYSSEKQKLLRLYGAKVVLSDSRLGNNSHGQRAMELQLEHPTYVMLNQQRNHANPQTHRQFTAQEIIRDFGERQVDCFVAGIGTGGHITGIGETLKHHWPNMRVLGVEPEQCDLLADRHAPHDIQGLSIGVVPAILNLSVLDGMIKVSSLECEERVRQTMRSDSISLGISSAANLVAVSKLKNMLPERAVVLTMIYDGVESYLSSFA; encoded by the coding sequence ATGATTTACCAGTCGATACTCGATGTCATAGGCAACACGCCTATCGTTCGCCTCGGCGCCCTATCCGGCGAACTCGGGCTAGATGTCTTTGCGAAGCTTGAATCCTTCAATCCAGGCGGTAGCCACAAGGCCCGGATCGCCTTGGGCATGATTCTCGACGCTGAACGCAAGGGCGTGCTCGTACGGGGCAGTCGGCAGACCATCATAGAGCCTAGCGGCGGCAATACCGGTATTGGACTCGCGATCGCCGGCAATATTCTCGGCTACCGGGTGGTGCTGGTGATACCCGATAACTACAGTTCAGAAAAGCAAAAACTGCTGCGACTGTATGGCGCCAAGGTGGTGCTCTCGGACAGCCGCCTGGGAAATAATTCACACGGCCAACGGGCCATGGAGTTGCAACTCGAACATCCCACTTATGTGATGCTCAATCAGCAGCGTAACCACGCCAATCCGCAAACACATCGACAGTTCACGGCTCAGGAAATCATCCGCGACTTCGGCGAACGTCAAGTCGACTGCTTCGTTGCCGGGATCGGCACGGGAGGACATATCACCGGGATTGGCGAGACGCTCAAGCACCATTGGCCCAATATGCGCGTGCTCGGTGTCGAGCCGGAGCAATGCGATCTGCTGGCCGACCGGCATGCGCCGCATGACATCCAGGGGTTGTCGATCGGCGTCGTTCCGGCCATTCTGAACCTGTCGGTACTGGATGGCATGATCAAGGTTTCCAGCCTCGAGTGCGAGGAGAGGGTCCGGCAAACCATGCGGAGCGACTCGATCAGCCTCGGCATTTCCTCGGCGGCCAACCTTGTGGCAGTCTCTAAACTGAAGAACATGCTGCCCGAAAGAGCCGTCGTGCTAACCATGATTTACGACGGCGTCGAGTCTTACTTATCTTCTTTCGCATAG
- a CDS encoding alanyl-tRNA editing protein has protein sequence MFSLNRKTNKRYYEDFNLDRCAATVVKLGAGFVELDATVAYPEGGGQDADHGVIALKGGVEVRFIHARKMYGDHLAIADCPEIQVGGVIEHIVHPDDIGHLANVRVGDAVEVRIDRLRRAQLSLSHTACHLLLIGAQQIRPDAAARILGCHIRTDAARLDFAVEERISTAEIREIEAIANAFVLRASDVRVYPYSVHPDARYWECEGNVIPCGGTHLDNARPIGPMEIRRKSMGAGKERLSCSFSEAVFAPDAFHS, from the coding sequence ATGTTTTCATTGAACCGCAAGACCAACAAGCGCTATTACGAGGATTTCAATCTTGACCGCTGTGCCGCGACGGTCGTCAAGCTCGGTGCGGGCTTTGTCGAACTCGATGCTACCGTTGCGTATCCGGAGGGAGGAGGGCAGGACGCGGACCACGGTGTCATCGCCCTGAAGGGTGGCGTCGAAGTTCGCTTCATTCATGCCAGGAAAATGTACGGCGATCATCTGGCAATCGCAGACTGTCCCGAGATCCAGGTGGGCGGGGTGATCGAACATATCGTTCATCCGGATGACATTGGACATCTCGCGAACGTACGAGTCGGCGACGCGGTCGAGGTGCGAATCGACCGTTTGCGCCGGGCGCAACTTTCCCTGAGTCACACGGCGTGCCATCTGCTCCTGATCGGCGCGCAACAGATAAGACCGGACGCGGCGGCCCGGATACTCGGATGTCATATTCGAACCGACGCCGCGCGGCTCGATTTCGCCGTGGAGGAGCGGATCTCCACGGCAGAAATTCGTGAGATAGAAGCCATCGCCAATGCATTTGTCCTGCGAGCCAGTGATGTGCGCGTGTATCCGTATTCTGTCCACCCGGATGCCCGCTATTGGGAGTGCGAGGGCAATGTGATCCCTTGTGGTGGCACTCACCTCGACAATGCGCGGCCGATCGGGCCGATGGAGATACGCCGCAAGAGCATGGGCGCGGGTAAAGAGCGTCTATCGTGCTCGTTTAGCGAAGCCGTATTTGCGCCAGACGCCTTTCATTCGTGA
- a CDS encoding serine O-acetyltransferase — MPDKLVQNLLHAALMECCSPALVDRIATHAQCAAAAVAAAHDLNAFAAKDPASRGSAEEIAFGYSSFKAVLHYRLAHAILDMALLEGDPDKAIESVAALVSARGKLLSGAEIHPRCHIGRRFVLDHGWGTVIGETSRIGDDCYVLGGVVLGAKGISGNPSGKRHPTLGNRAQVGAFTRIFGDIVIGDDVFISPHCVITENVPAGSIVTLKSALQLTRRRDSERPAETLIDLS, encoded by the coding sequence ATGCCAGACAAGCTCGTTCAAAACCTCCTTCATGCGGCATTGATGGAATGCTGCTCACCCGCACTGGTCGATCGAATCGCAACGCACGCGCAGTGTGCCGCGGCGGCTGTCGCGGCCGCACACGATCTGAATGCCTTCGCCGCCAAGGACCCCGCATCTCGCGGTTCGGCCGAAGAGATAGCGTTCGGCTACTCGTCCTTCAAGGCGGTGCTTCACTACCGGCTGGCTCACGCCATTCTCGATATGGCCTTGCTCGAGGGCGACCCGGACAAAGCAATCGAGAGCGTCGCCGCCCTCGTATCGGCGCGCGGCAAGCTGCTCTCGGGCGCCGAGATTCATCCGCGCTGTCACATCGGCCGGCGCTTCGTTCTGGACCACGGGTGGGGTACGGTGATCGGCGAAACGTCGCGCATCGGTGACGACTGCTACGTTCTCGGTGGCGTCGTGCTCGGCGCCAAGGGCATATCCGGAAATCCGTCCGGCAAACGACATCCCACCTTGGGAAATCGCGCCCAGGTCGGTGCCTTCACGCGGATTTTCGGCGACATAGTCATTGGCGACGACGTGTTCATCTCGCCGCATTGCGTGATCACAGAGAACGTTCCCGCTGGCTCGATCGTCACGCTCAAATCCGCCCTTCAACTGACACGGAGGCGAGATTCCGAACGTCCTGCCGAAACCCTGATAGATCTTTCCTGA
- a CDS encoding peroxiredoxin: protein MKKKFISAALAAAVSVGFALHSLTASATLKPGDAAPAFTAQASLGGKTYTYSLADELKKGPVVLYFYPAAFTTGCTIEAHEFAEAVDEYKKYGATVIGVSHDNIDTLTKFSVSECRSKFPVAADADSKVIGAYDAGLPMHASMANRVSYVIAPDGKIIYEYTSLSPEKHVENTLKAVKDWAATHKP from the coding sequence ATGAAGAAGAAATTCATATCGGCGGCGCTGGCCGCCGCCGTGTCGGTGGGATTCGCCCTGCATTCGCTGACGGCGTCGGCGACCCTGAAGCCCGGCGACGCGGCGCCGGCGTTCACCGCGCAGGCGTCGTTGGGCGGCAAGACCTACACGTACTCGCTCGCCGACGAGTTGAAGAAGGGGCCGGTCGTGCTGTACTTCTATCCGGCGGCCTTCACCACGGGCTGCACGATCGAAGCGCACGAGTTCGCCGAAGCCGTCGACGAGTACAAGAAATATGGCGCGACGGTGATCGGCGTGTCGCATGACAACATCGACACCTTGACGAAGTTCTCGGTGAGCGAATGCCGCAGCAAATTCCCGGTCGCGGCCGACGCCGACTCGAAAGTGATCGGCGCCTATGACGCCGGCCTGCCGATGCATGCGTCGATGGCCAATCGCGTGTCGTATGTGATCGCACCGGATGGCAAGATCATCTATGAGTACACGAGCCTGTCGCCGGAGAAGCACGTCGAAAACACGCTGAAGGCGGTGAAAGACTGGGCCGCGACGCACAAGCCGTGA
- a CDS encoding EAL and HDOD domain-containing protein: MYDRHYAGIAARHSEVLDSTAEGAEPSPPAQFVYLGRQPILDRDGALNAYELLFRAGAHNYAEVTDDAQATAQVVARAIGGIGVPTVLGRHRGFVNIDRALLFNDIVHLMPPERFVLEILETVEFDAQLGRRLGELRRAGFQVALDDVSELSDQLIAALPYADIVKIDFLQTDRAVLPKLASLLRGQGKKLIAEKVETREDFALARDLGFDLFQGYFFARPQVLAAPRNRSPRPGLLRLLALLSRDAGMTELEAELKLNPSVVVQLLRLVNSSAFGLGRNIASLREAIIATGTRQIARWAQLLLYADSGDLPLRADPLVQLAGTRSRFMELAAAWLHPSDDEFADAAFMTGIFSLIHVVLGSSPGSALEKLGLAPQIREAIVSRQGELGTLLCLAEVAGEGGDAASIALDPGAPAGFVAFTPDVLAELNLSAAAWFGAHIGEMAV, translated from the coding sequence ATGTATGACCGCCATTACGCCGGGATCGCTGCCCGGCACAGCGAGGTGCTCGATTCAACGGCCGAAGGCGCCGAACCGTCGCCTCCCGCGCAGTTCGTCTATCTGGGCCGCCAGCCGATCCTCGATCGCGACGGCGCGCTCAATGCTTACGAGCTGCTGTTTCGAGCCGGCGCGCATAACTACGCCGAGGTCACCGACGACGCCCAGGCCACGGCGCAGGTGGTGGCGCGCGCCATCGGCGGGATCGGCGTGCCGACGGTGCTGGGCCGGCATCGCGGCTTCGTCAATATCGACCGGGCGCTGCTCTTTAACGACATCGTCCATCTGATGCCGCCTGAGCGCTTCGTGCTCGAAATTCTCGAGACGGTGGAATTCGATGCGCAACTGGGCCGCCGTCTGGGCGAGCTGCGCCGCGCCGGTTTTCAGGTGGCGCTCGACGACGTCAGCGAGCTCTCAGACCAACTGATCGCGGCGCTCCCCTACGCCGATATCGTCAAGATCGACTTCTTGCAGACTGATCGCGCCGTGCTGCCGAAGCTCGCGTCCCTGTTGCGCGGGCAGGGCAAGAAGCTGATCGCCGAGAAAGTCGAGACGCGTGAAGACTTCGCGCTTGCGCGCGACCTCGGTTTCGATCTGTTTCAGGGCTATTTTTTCGCGCGCCCGCAGGTGCTGGCCGCGCCGCGCAACCGCTCGCCGAGGCCGGGCCTGCTGCGCCTGCTCGCGCTGCTGTCGCGCGATGCCGGCATGACCGAGCTCGAAGCCGAACTCAAGCTGAACCCGAGCGTGGTGGTGCAACTGCTGCGCCTCGTCAATTCGAGTGCGTTTGGGCTGGGGCGCAATATTGCGTCGTTGCGGGAGGCGATCATCGCCACCGGCACGCGGCAGATTGCCCGTTGGGCGCAATTGCTGCTTTACGCCGACAGCGGCGATCTGCCGTTGCGCGCCGATCCGCTGGTGCAACTGGCGGGCACGCGCTCGCGCTTCATGGAGCTGGCCGCCGCCTGGCTGCATCCGTCCGATGACGAATTTGCCGATGCCGCGTTCATGACCGGCATTTTTTCTCTGATTCACGTGGTGCTCGGCAGCTCGCCGGGCTCGGCGCTGGAGAAGCTCGGCCTCGCGCCGCAGATCCGCGAGGCGATCGTGTCGCGGCAAGGCGAGCTGGGGACCTTGCTGTGCCTTGCCGAGGTGGCCGGCGAGGGCGGCGACGCGGCGTCGATCGCGCTTGATCCTGGTGCGCCGGCGGGCTTCGTGGCCTTCACGCCCGATGTGCTGGCCGAGTTGAATCTGTCGGCCGCGGCCTGGTTCGGCGCACATATCGGAGAGATGGCCGTCTGA
- a CDS encoding putative bifunctional diguanylate cyclase/phosphodiesterase: MEANRITAPRRGSLRTVIDRLRAFGRRADGKPQSAASRSEQLEQVVGAVDLLAHVDDELHFLYVSDASLRFIGYHREYLETITLHDLVAPADVPRLDALLTRAAVSGNVEKATLGLIKSLTYPITVELRVVRSTHDGTDGYAIAGFDVSAWRATEERLTQALHLDRLTNLANQPALIPALLDAQQQADAHGTPAALLLLDLDDYQRVNRALGYDAGDEMLRDTSRRILNMTSPNETVARVASDEFAILIKPAASRTDAAAAAEALARRLLTAIQQPYVFNGQQVHLSASIGIALYPDVRHANDTAAHDTHLLRWADHALLQAKAAGGNTLAFYVPDDNPADAERLKLEADLYDGVRNGEFSLHFQPITSSRTHGVVGVEALIRWSHPVHGLVPPSMFIPLAESIGLINFLGNWVLKVACMQLIQWDAQGIALQYVAVNVSPQQFRDPRFKDSVREAIALTGIDPRRLVFEITESLLMHDPAHAKGLLEDLTAMGIRFAVDDFGTGYSSLAYLQRFPLAKLKIDRSFVENLLTSRNDQAIVSAVVGLAQTLDLELVAEGVETEAQRTLLTEMGCDHIQGWLVCKALPSDELAQRFETRSLQLHTA; encoded by the coding sequence ATGGAAGCGAACAGGATCACCGCGCCCCGCCGGGGCTCCTTGCGCACGGTCATCGACCGGCTTCGTGCGTTTGGCCGGCGCGCGGACGGCAAACCGCAGTCGGCCGCAAGCCGCAGCGAGCAACTGGAACAGGTGGTCGGCGCGGTCGACCTGCTGGCGCACGTCGACGACGAACTGCACTTCCTCTACGTGTCCGACGCCAGCCTGCGCTTCATCGGCTATCACCGCGAGTATCTCGAGACCATCACGCTCCACGATCTGGTCGCGCCGGCCGACGTGCCGCGCCTCGACGCCCTGCTCACGCGCGCGGCGGTGTCCGGCAATGTCGAGAAGGCCACGCTCGGCCTCATCAAGTCGCTCACTTACCCGATCACCGTCGAGCTGCGCGTGGTGCGCAGCACCCACGACGGCACCGACGGCTATGCGATCGCCGGCTTCGACGTATCGGCCTGGCGCGCCACCGAAGAACGTCTGACCCAGGCGCTGCATCTGGACCGCCTGACCAATCTGGCCAACCAGCCGGCGCTGATCCCGGCGCTGCTCGACGCCCAGCAGCAGGCCGACGCGCACGGCACGCCGGCCGCGCTGCTGCTGCTCGACCTCGACGACTATCAGCGCGTGAACCGCGCGCTCGGCTACGACGCCGGCGACGAAATGCTGCGCGACACCTCGCGCCGCATCCTGAATATGACGAGCCCGAACGAGACCGTGGCGCGCGTGGCGAGCGACGAGTTCGCGATTCTCATCAAGCCGGCCGCGAGCCGCACCGACGCGGCGGCCGCCGCCGAAGCGCTGGCGCGGCGCCTTTTGACCGCGATCCAGCAGCCCTATGTGTTCAACGGCCAGCAGGTGCATCTGTCGGCGAGCATCGGCATCGCGCTCTACCCGGACGTGCGCCACGCCAACGACACCGCCGCGCACGACACCCACCTGCTGCGCTGGGCCGACCATGCCCTGCTGCAGGCCAAGGCCGCCGGCGGCAACACGCTCGCCTTCTACGTTCCCGACGACAACCCCGCCGACGCCGAACGCCTGAAGCTGGAGGCCGACCTTTACGACGGCGTGCGCAACGGCGAATTTTCGCTGCACTTCCAGCCGATCACGAGCAGCCGCACGCACGGCGTGGTCGGCGTGGAAGCCTTGATCCGCTGGTCGCATCCGGTGCACGGGCTGGTGCCGCCGTCCATGTTCATCCCGCTCGCGGAGTCGATCGGCCTGATCAACTTCCTCGGCAACTGGGTGTTGAAGGTGGCCTGCATGCAGTTGATCCAGTGGGACGCGCAAGGCATTGCCCTGCAATACGTGGCCGTGAACGTGTCGCCGCAGCAGTTCCGCGACCCGCGCTTCAAGGACTCCGTGCGCGAGGCGATCGCGTTGACCGGCATCGATCCGCGCCGCCTCGTGTTCGAGATCACCGAAAGCCTGCTGATGCACGACCCGGCGCATGCCAAGGGTCTGCTCGAAGACCTGACGGCGATGGGCATCCGCTTTGCGGTGGACGACTTCGGCACCGGCTATTCGAGCCTGGCCTACCTGCAACGCTTCCCGCTCGCCAAGCTGAAGATCGACAGGAGTTTTGTCGAGAATCTGCTAACCTCACGGAACGATCAGGCAATCGTTAGCGCCGTAGTGGGCCTCGCTCAGACGCTCGATCTCGAACTGGTGGCCGAGGGTGTCGAAACGGAAGCCCAACGCACCCTGCTCACCGAGATGGGATGCGACCACATTCAGGGGTGGCTCGTCTGCAAAGCGCTGCCCTCCGACGAACTCGCGCAGCGGTTCGAAACGCGCTCGCTTCAGCTGCATACCGCATAG